A window of Rhipicephalus microplus isolate Deutch F79 chromosome X, USDA_Rmic, whole genome shotgun sequence genomic DNA:
CTCAAAGTCTAAACACAGCCCTGTGGCTAGGGAAATGGCCGTACCCACACCATTATGGCTTTTGTGgccttttttttgccattttttgtcGAACATAACAGCTACATCTGACGATACGCTGTCGTCTGCAGTCAGCTGTCTTGCTCGTGCGAGGTTTTCAGCGGCGGCTTTCATGGCAGCTGTGTGCACTTTTTTTGGCAATGGCCGTGAATGTCTTATCATGCACTGGTTTTGTAACACCAAAGATCACGCAAAACCACGCAAGCTGATCGTGTTCGACGCCGATCGCACGCGCTGCGACCACCGACTTTACATTCATGGCGAAGTTGTCCCGTGCGCTGCCGCTGGCGGATGTATTTTCCCTTTCACTGCATGACGCAGACATGTGGCTTGACGTGTACATTGATGAAACGACAGTTGTAGCACATGCTTCATTTCGGCAATAAAGTTCTAAAAACAATGCCAGTCCTTTTCGTCTATCTGGTGATTCTCGGACAAACAGCTCGCACCGTCTGCTGTTGGGGCATACTGCACCGCTGACGAGGTTCTGCATCAAGTCCATCTCGCAAATAAATGCGCTGCCGCTCTCACCTTGACGCTCGCTTTTGTCATTAAACATCTTCATTTTTCTCTCGGAAGCGCTGACGAAGTCATCGGATGAAGGTCAGAGAATCCAAACCTGGTGCTTCATCGTTGCCGGGGCTAGGCCTAGCAGCAGATGAACCTCCCGTCGCCAGAGCGCTGCGCTTGCGTTTGGTGCGCCTTGAACTGGTGCCTCGTCAAAAACTTACGTGAACAAAAGTCATGTTTTTCGCCGGCATTCATCGGCACCATGGCAGAGAAAAAATTACTCGGGCGGTTGTTTCTGCCGTCTTGTCTCGGCAAAAGCAGGAGAACGAAGAAAAAGCGCTCATGCTCGGATGCGCGTCGGAATGCTCGCAACCGATGACAGCGCTCCAATCATCCCACGTGACTTGAAAGGCCCACTCGCCATGCTGGAATGCAGTGGGGaaatgatttttttgttgcaTTTTCAGTGAGAATGCCGTGCTGCCGAAGTGGGCTTTTGGAAGGGAGGGTTAGGCTTACATGCCCGCGAATTTTCAAGAGCtggcgatgccatagagcgaagAGTCGCGTGCACGAAAATCGGGTAATTTTGCACTTTCGCGAGCTACCGTGAGTGCGTTAATTATATTTTTTGATAACTTCTAGTTGATTCTCAGCTTTTATTTTTTAATATATTAAGGAGAAGGCTTGGAGGAATACAATATAGAACAAAACACAAGATTGACTTTTTCGAAAAAAATCGCTGTTTTttgacccgcatctccccttaagggggTTTCACTCTGTCTAGTTGAAAAAAGAGATGTCCCTGCACATGTATTAATGTTGCAAACTTTTATGCATTTGTAGTCAAATTTTTTGCATTTATAGTACAAAAAAGAACTGTCAATAGCATCTAGGAAGCCTTAGAAAAAAATTCTAGTTTATATGCTGTTCAGCATCCTTGAAAAATATTGAAAGGCCCTAAAATCCTGCGAAATTTAGCCTCCGAAATCTGTATGGAGCCAGAATAAGTCTTTAGTCAAGAGAacctttttttattgttaataATATTATACTATGGACCATTAAAAACTTGTCTACCCAAAGTTCAGTAGATCACATGTTGCTTTAGCATGGCAGCTACCTGTTACTCGACTGTTGTAGGCTCTATTGCCATCTGATTCCTGTTTATGTTGTCTGTACATGTGCAGCCTCAGTTTGATGGCACCACTACGTACTACACACCAACCCAAGCTTTCTACACCACTGATGCTGACCCAGCAGCAAATGGCACTGCTACTGTAACTGCCGCTGGTCAGCTGGAAGCTATTCAAGGTTATGCCACAACTGCTGATGGCAAGACCTTTCCAACCACAACCACCACGAGTGATGGTCTCCAACAGATAGTGCTAGCTGTCGGCAAGGGCCAAGGAGCAGAGGCACGAGAAATCGCTGTTGCCATTCCAGACACTATTGATCAAGTGAGTCAATTCGATCGACTGGGTTTATTTTGCCATGAGTTGAAGCTAGCTAGTGACAGACAAGTTTTAACATGGAGTGCTGGGCCCTGTCTCTGCAGAGACAAGTGAAATTTTTGTTCTGGTATTTCGAAAGCTGATTTTAATATTGTACATTTCATTCAGTGATGCCAAGCGTTTGTGACTCATTCTCTAAAGCTTATCTCACAACTTTATTTTGGTTGCAAACATAGCAAGAATGGCGATGGTTGGGAATTGTTCGTAATGCTAAAATCAGCAGGACAGCTACACAAATAAAAAGAATGGCAGTAGCgattcttttttcttctccttgTGTAGCTTTTGCAGCAATTGATCGTGAACGTATTCCAATACTGTTAATTATCACTACTTGCGTGTTGTTACTAGCTCATGCGCTTCATTTTTGTGTGCTTAGGTTGATCTCACCAATTCACCAGTTAAAAAAAGCATTTGCATTAATTTAATCTTTCTTCTGTTTGTGTGGCTGTTGTACAGATTAATCACAAATGTTGTCATTgtgtaatatttttttaaagACTAAAACAGCAAAGTCAACTTTTTATGGAAGTATTTTTACCTAATTGTGGCAGcttctaatattttttttctatggaTTTCACGCACAGGTGCGGCGTGAAACAGCAGAAGATCTGTTGAAAGCCGTTGAGCAACAAGGAAGGTCTGCAGCAGATGGAGTGCAGCCATCAGATCAGCCAACATTTGTTGCCATGCAGTCTGGTACTGGTCATGATGGGAGTGACGAGCAGCAGGTAAGGCATAAGATGTTTAACTTTTAATATTTATGCTGTGTTTCATATGGGCAAGTAACAAACAGTGGTAGTAATTGTTCTTTCAGGTGATCCTTAACACAGGCAACTCCTATCAAACTGTTACAATTGTGCCATCAGACACAAATCCAGGAGAGGTCAGCTATGTGCTCATTGTGTCCCAGCCAGATGAAGGCAAAGAGGATCTGGCCAAAGCCGACATGGACATGTCTGTGTATGATTTCCATGAAGGAGGAGACAAGACTGGGGCTGAAGTAGTGGCAGAGGAAGCTTCTACACCGGAGCCTGCTGCTAAAATGCGTACCATCAAGATTGGACCGAAAAAGAGCCAGACGGTGACACAAGCGCACATGTGCAACTACTGCAACTACACAAGTCCAAAGCGGTACTTACTGTCTCGGCACATGAAGAGCCATTCGGAAGAACGACCTCACAAGTGTTCAGTGTGTGAGCGGGGTTTCAAGACATTAGCATCACTGCAAAATCACGTCAACACGCATACAGGCACACGCCCCCACCAATGTAAAGAATGTGATGCGGCCTTTACTACTTCTGGAGAGTTGGTTCGTCATGTGAGATACCGACACACCCATGAAAAGCCACACCGCTGCACCGAGTGTGACTACGCCTCAGTGGAGCTAAGCAAGTTAAAAAGGCACATGCGCTGTCACACGGGTGAGCGGCCATACCAGTGCCCACACTGCACGTATGCCTCGCCTGACACGTACAAACTCAAACGGCATCTGCGAATCCATACGGGGGAGAAGCCGTACGAGTGCGATGTGTGCCATGCTCGTTTCACCCAATCAAACAGCCTAAAAGCCCACAAGCTCATTCACTCCGGCAACAAGCCCATCTTCCAGTGTGAGCTGTGCCCGACTACTTGCGGTCGCAAGACAGACCTTAGGATCCATGTTCAAAAGCTGCATACCAGTGACAAGCCGCTGAAATGCAAGCGGTGTGGCAAATCCTTCCCAGATCGCTACACATACAAGGTATACCCAAAATTATTTATACTTTTCTTAATTATGATATCTGATAAACACGCTGCAGTTATTAAATACTAGTCCTTGTGGAGAGACTGCTGTAATAGCAGAGCTTCTTTGCACAACTATATCAGCATTGTAAGCTCGATGTTCAGCAGCTTTTTGTTCTGGTTTGTAGTCTCATGGCATTTGGAATTAAAAGTAGCCAATTTTAAGGCCTTGGAAGACATTTAAATCTTAACAAATGCTTAAAACTTATTAAAGCTTAGTCAATTTGATTAGGATGCCTGGCTTGAAGGCCAGTGCAAGTTTAGAACCGAACATCTCTAATCCGGGATACCACTCATTGAGCACTTCCATTCTATATTTTGGAATAGGGAATAGGGAACTTCAAGGCAAAAGCTGTGGCATGACCAAATGGAAAGATAGTCGTCAAtgggaaacttcaaaaattattttcttccttaaaacaagaAATGTAATCATAAAACTTGCCACATAAAAAGAACTGTTCATTTGCTTTCGAGTTAGATTTAAAGGTAATTTTTAactggaccaccacatggtgtcAATCGCGTCTTAATATGGACAAAAATgtcaattttgtgaaatttgatTTTTTTCCCCGTAAATTTCGACGACTTGAGTGGTCAAAATGTGTTTTTTCTACAAAGTATACCTTTTGTTGAGTAAGTGTTCATtgttcagatattcatacaaagtgcagtattgcaacggaaaaaatgcaaacataacacatatTAGCTGAATTCTCAGAGGCGCGTGAGGCAGAAAAATTGCATTAATATTACCGAGTTTTAAACACCTTACACAATGACCTTTACTTAACAAGcacactaaatttggtacatAAAAAAAGGAGTgatacttttaaaataaattttttcccAATCAACACCCGTACGGCATTCTGGGAAGTTCAGAAAGCGCcaacgtgaccaaaaatttttttctgtcCGAAATATTCTAGCAATTTACTCTCCTCAATGCAGTAAATTAGCACAATGTTTTTCTagtacatttgagatggtcaccaaaatggctgggacgtttggtgTGGAATGACCCACCTGGCATCACAGCAAAGCGTttagtgtttctcacttaatattGTACTGTTATTTTCGTGAATAGATAATGCGTACTTACGAGGgcaaaacaagaatgtttgttttgaaatgttttaaaaaataattcattataCCTTGATGCCAAAGCTGGAACACAGTgacagagcaatgcataccctggtggttaTATTTGTCCGGATTTCACTTCTACCGCATAGTCACAAAAAGTTTTGCAATAAAACTTACGTACGAAATAATAAATCAAGTTTAATTTAAATATAACTTCATCgctttgttttacactcagcaAAAAAGCGTCATTAATCTCAAAAATCTGATccatccgaagcctgtacttcccataattctcatggGGGTAGAAGCGCCTCTGAAGGAGCCCGCGTTTACACTAGTGCCAGATtccactctaggtattattgtatgaaactctatgattgtggcgtttttttttagttctttgtGTGTGGTTCTGGTAAATTATGTGATTGCTGCTTATTTTTAACTCTTTACTGCCTGGTGGCGCGAATTTGCGACATGCCAAAACACTTCGAGCAAGCAATTCTCCGAATGCTTGCCGCCTTTAATGCCGGCTGTGAACTACTCACAGGAAACGTAGCTTTCAGCATAAAAAATGTATCACTATCTTGTGCAGTGTATGTCATACTAGAACCAATCGTTTTGTAGCTGGTAGCGTTGAGCACGAATCGCGTGCAAGAGCGCtcacttttattgcgatagcaataaaaGTGAGCGCTCTTGGCTAGATTTTGTGAGACACTGTTGAGCGCAAGTGAGCGCTCTTGGCTAGATAAAAGTGAGACACTGTtggctagattttgccgccgtcggcgtcgatgtcactcaccgtatatgtatacgtatttatatatatggaaatgcaagaaagaaaaataatccagaaaaagactggCGCGCCGAATTGAACATGGGACCTCTGAAGTGTGAGTGCGAGtcattaaccactgagctacgaaggagcacctccttcaacgttttTCATCCTTTCTCGCCTGTCCGACACAAGTTCTACCTTGAATagttttgtttatttggtgtgcACGCGTTTAAGATGTGGTACGCGACATGTTGCGTTGTTCTGAAGCACCTTTTTCATTGCAAGGTCCTCGCTTCTgtgacatgtggagaatttgAGACATACATAAAAGTATCTATTAAAGGTGCTCAGATTTCGGCACACGTTAAACAATTCCTGGcagtagaaatttccagagccctccactactgcgtctctcataatcatatggtggttttaaaatGTTAAACCCACGTGTCAATCAGTCAAGGTGCATTTTAGTTAATTAAATGGTGGAATTATTGAAAGGTTGCTATTTAAAGCTGGAAAATTAAAATAATTTTTATGGTATTCAGCAGTTTCATAATTCAGACAATAAAAGGTTAATGAATATATTTGTGCAATAACACTGTTCTAATAATTGCTGTGAATGGTGTGTGGGAGATTTGTGAATGGCCTCATATCTTGCTAAATCCGCCAGGTGCATGTCAAGAGCCATGAAGGAGAGAAATGCTTCAAGTGTGACCTGTGTCCATATGCATCCATCTCGCAACGTCATCTTGAGTCTCATATGCTGATTCATACGGACCAAAAGCCATTCCGTTGTGATGAATGCGACCAGGCTTTTCGACAGAAGCAGCTTCTGAAGAGGCACAAGAATCTTTACCACGACCCCAACTATGTGCCTCCTATACCGAAGGAGAAGACACACGAGTGTCCTGAGTGCACCAAGGCCTTCAGGCACAAGGCAAGTAGCACCACAGGCACATGGTTTATTGTGAGGAGCTGTGCCAATGCTGTCATAACATTGACTTTATAGAGAGGCTTCTCTTGTCCACACTATATGTGACTTCAGTCTCCATCTTTGTCTAGCCATACCTAGTCTTTGGTCATGTGCAGTTTTATTATGAATTCAAAATCTGCCTTTATAAACATCAGTTTTGGTCTGAAGAAGTGGGGCATTTATTtagtattttatttttaaatattggTCATAAAGGTGGGTAATGAAATTGATGTTAGTAGTGGAAGAATATTTCCTGTAAAGGCATTTGCCTTGAACTAGTAAATTGGTAAAATCTTCTGAGACAGGAGCGATTGGTTcctttatcatcatcattaacctgactacgtctactgcagtacaaaggcctctcccatgttttgccagttaactcggtcctgtgcttgctgctgccaatctatacccgcaaactttcttCCTTACTGACCATCTAACTCAAGCACTAGCTCATTCCTAGTTTCTTTTCAGAATGACGACCATGTAAGTAGGGTTATTCTTGCATTTCTTCATTGGTTTTCATATGTTTCTTGATCGAGTGATGAGAATTGTGTTTTGGAACTCGCTGGAATACCTACGAGTTCGTGTACTAAGCACTATGTTTCTTTAATAGTACATGCCACGTCATTATAGGCATAACTTCCTCACGTATAGGCACTGTGTAGCATAAAATCACTGCTTCATTTTGGCCTTTGCAATTTGGCTATTAGGTTGATAAGCTAGTTCATTGTTTAGTGGTTTTCTAAGCAGCGTGTGCTTCCATCATGTTCTTACAAAATAATCTGCTGCTATCGAGGTAACAAAGTGTAGAAATAAGAATTTTCATTCGTGAACACTGTCATTAAAATTTGTATTTGTAAAATTTGTATTTATAACATGTAACTTGTCAGTTACATGTTATAAGTTGAACTTGTGCACCCATTTTTATTATTGCTAGGGCTGCTTAGTTTGTTTACATGGCTTAATATTTTAAACAACCCATAGTTGCAATGTGGAGATGGCACCGGCGTGTAAAATAAATGCAAGCCATGTGTATAGATTGCATTGAAAAAGTGTTCTGTAGAAAAATCAATGCAATGTCCTAAAGGACCACGAAATTGTAGTGGGCAATTTCTGAATAAAGACTAATGATGGTGTAGTTATTGCAGTGAAATCTTACTTTTTTTCAATATCCAGACAGGTCGGGGTCCCGTAAGTTTTTTACACTTTTCCTGTATTCTGTATAAGTGCCCGTCTAGAAAAGGTACCTTATGAATAAATGACAAATTGCAGCCAATCCTGTTAGTGTGGGCGAAGTGTCTTATAAGCTTGTTGTGCAGGGTAATCTGATCCGGCACTTAGCCATCCATGACCCAGAAGCAACAGCAGCTGAACGGGCTGAAGCAATGCGCATCGGTGAGCCTAAAGGTCCAGGTGAAGAGCCGGATGGAGAGGAGGATGACTACATGATGGAGGACGAggaagatgaagaaatggacgaTATGGGCATGGAGGAGGGCATGGTCAACGAAGGCCAACAGGTAGGTCCACCAAGTGTTCATGCCCGTCTTGCAGATTTTATGCACTTGAGCGGCATAGCTTCTTTGTTTCGTGAGTATGCAGATTATATCTTACTGGGGTTCTCAATCACTTTTTCAAGTAATAAAGGAATGACCTCAATATCGGAACTTATTGCCTCATAAATTTATTGCAGAAAAATTCATATCAATCAAGAATGAGTGACTGTCAGGGCTTTGTTGAATGCGCACATACTTTCGGGGTTTTGTGGCCATGCATGGTCGCGTTAACACTAAGCTTGTGCGATCATTTGAAAGAATGTTGCAGTATTTGAATTTGCTTCAAAACAAATTTAAATTAATTTGAAGTAATCAAAATGAATGAATAGACATTATTTACTGCATGTGACCCCCTGTCAAGGtcgtttcactgcagtaaaaGTGTGCCATTCCGTGAATACATCCTTTCAGGGGATATCTGCACTGCCACAAAGTCTCATTTTAAAgctaaatgaacatattaccctgACATCGAAAATTAAAAATTTTGTTATACTGGCTTATATGGCTTAAGGATACTCAATTCTGCaacgtaacatattttacaggttatcacttgcctTATACCTAAAGTCAAATCTTGCTACCATGGAATCTTGCTTCCACTTCTCTTTGAATACGAAGTGATGACATTTGCACATGCCATTACAATAATCGTGCACGTTAGTCgggtcatgataaatatgttcatttttctttataatgtgTTACGTATACTATTCAAACTTGGTTCGAAATAAGCTGGCCAAATCACTATTCGTTTCAAACCTAAAATTTGCTACTCGCACAGGCCTTATCAATATGACTGCAATTTTGTTGCAGTATTTGCAGCTGAATTCATTTCACTTGAGCAAGGTGCATTTTGGATGTGTGTGGGGCTTCCTATGGCATGGTCGTGGTCTACAATCATTGGGCTAGTGACAATAAACAGTAGTTTCATTTTGTAGAGCCTTTTCGTATGCAGGGCTGGAGTTCTTGAACAATTTTAGTGTTGCTCGCACATGTGTCAAAACCACTCGCTGAAATGGGGTGTATGGACGATCTGTTGCCGAGCATCTCAGTGGTCAAAAAATTTATCGGGTTGTGTGTGGTTGCAGAAAGCAGGTCTCAGATGAAGACACAGGTC
This region includes:
- the CTCF gene encoding CTCF; translation: MSDQTDPPSGGTSSIPEPASAGDSEAISDIQNYLASFNKEIQGDGASAAAVTAVDAVITSAETDTADAEPSVTTADGTTTFYVTQTADGFQYATSSQPQFDGTTTYYTPTQAFYTTDADPAANGTATVTAAGQLEAIQGYATTADGKTFPTTTTTSDGLQQIVLAVGKGQGAEAREIAVAIPDTIDQVRRETAEDLLKAVEQQGRSAADGVQPSDQPTFVAMQSGTGHDGSDEQQVILNTGNSYQTVTIVPSDTNPGEVSYVLIVSQPDEGKEDLAKADMDMSVYDFHEGGDKTGAEVVAEEASTPEPAAKMRTIKIGPKKSQTVTQAHMCNYCNYTSPKRYLLSRHMKSHSEERPHKCSVCERGFKTLASLQNHVNTHTGTRPHQCKECDAAFTTSGELVRHVRYRHTHEKPHRCTECDYASVELSKLKRHMRCHTGERPYQCPHCTYASPDTYKLKRHLRIHTGEKPYECDVCHARFTQSNSLKAHKLIHSGNKPIFQCELCPTTCGRKTDLRIHVQKLHTSDKPLKCKRCGKSFPDRYTYKVHVKSHEGEKCFKCDLCPYASISQRHLESHMLIHTDQKPFRCDECDQAFRQKQLLKRHKNLYHDPNYVPPIPKEKTHECPECTKAFRHKGNLIRHLAIHDPEATAAERAEAMRIGEPKGPGEEPDGEEDDYMMEDEEDEEMDDMGMEEGMVNEGQQVVVFEVIQIPAADGVTMEQHAIRAVPEDALRVTSNGGVLTSADGQELTIIQQVPQDQSVVTEVVNKSALLPLKRPRGRPRKYATMEAAASNQGEEMLGMNKGELDAPQREAEMARRRLEQKQKDMEECFGFNDEEDETILAMPAAPGVNGPSEEKVEDGTTTTYILMQENGDAV